In Acidobacteriota bacterium, the genomic window TCAAGCCATCATGAAGACTGGATAGGACGCCGGTCTTCAGCAGAAACTCCGGAGTGATGACCGTCTCTTTCAGCTCCGCGATGCGATCCAGATTGATGATCGCGTATTCCTTGCGGAAAATATTGGTGAACCCACGCTTCGGGACGCGGCGTTTCAAAGGCATCTGTCCGCCTTCAAATCCGCGCTTATTGCTCGTTCCCGATCGCGACCCCTGACCCTTGTGGCCACGGGTCGAAGTCTTCCCGTGTCCGGAACCCATGCCACGGCCCACACGCTTTCTGGCGTGGGTCTTTCCCGCCGGCACTTGAATCGAACTTAAATTCATAATCTCTTGCTCCGTCCTGCTTCAGCAAACTCTATTCCTGCTGTGCCATTCCGCTTGATCCCAACTAATCGATGATCTTAACCAGATGAGGAATCTTGGCAACCATGCCGCGAATGCCCGCATTATCCGGCTTTACGACCACCTGCTGTAGTTTGCGCAATCCCAGACCGCGCACAATCAACTTGTGTTTTTGCGGACACGCAATGGCACTCATTACCCAGCGGATTTTGATCGTACCCTTGGTTGAACCTGTTCCTGTTGCTTTTTTCGCCGCGCTCATGATCTTCCTATCTCCTGCTGCCGATTACTTCGATCCCGTTAGGTTCGCAATCTCCGGACTAACCCTCTGCGGGAATCACTGTGCCATCTTCCGCCGCTGGGGTACGGCGCTTGCGTTCGCGCAACTGGCCCAGAGCTTCCATCGTGGCACGAATCACATTATGCGGATTCGTGGTGCCGAGCGACTTTGACAAAACGTCATGAATGCCCACAGCCTGTAGAATCGCACGCACCGCGCCGCCCGCGATCACTCCGGTGCCCTCAGGCGCCGGCTTCAACAGAAC contains:
- a CDS encoding 50S ribosomal protein L15, translated to MNLSSIQVPAGKTHARKRVGRGMGSGHGKTSTRGHKGQGSRSGTSNKRGFEGGQMPLKRRVPKRGFTNIFRKEYAIINLDRIAELKETVITPEFLLKTGVLSSLHDGLKVLGEGELKKAVTVSAHKFSESAKEKILKAGGKVEVIAG
- a CDS encoding 50S ribosomal protein L30, which translates into the protein MSAAKKATGTGSTKGTIKIRWVMSAIACPQKHKLIVRGLGLRKLQQVVVKPDNAGIRGMVAKIPHLVKIID